The following proteins are encoded in a genomic region of Synechococcus sp. WH 8016:
- a CDS encoding fatty acid desaturase: MAAVTTSFNITAIVMTPLLLVLMVLLLSRSFSLMHDCGHQSLFRSKRSNRIAAFGLSLIHGMPQHPWSRGHAFHHKHNGNWDRYRGPSALITREQYETRSPRSQWLYRILRHPLLLFPGGFFYLIIKPRLALLLSFFEFIGHSIKSTIKMVRTGSWESPKQICSNYKSSFFYTGGECVDMVANTAVVGLLWWWIGSSIGYAHFWILYALVMSCSAAVMIAVFFIQHNFPDSYTSNEDNWSYFRGALSGSSFLQMPAVLNWFTADIAYHHIHHLSERIPNYRLKECHEANIHLVEGVHRLYLSQIGDCFSLILWDRERSELVSPFA; the protein is encoded by the coding sequence ATGGCTGCGGTTACAACATCGTTCAACATCACAGCCATTGTGATGACACCCTTGCTCCTGGTGTTGATGGTTCTGCTGCTCAGTCGCAGCTTCTCCCTGATGCATGACTGCGGACATCAAAGTCTGTTCCGTTCCAAGCGGTCGAATCGAATTGCGGCCTTCGGATTGAGCTTGATTCACGGCATGCCGCAACATCCCTGGTCAAGGGGGCACGCCTTTCATCACAAACACAATGGAAATTGGGACCGCTATCGCGGACCATCTGCTCTCATCACACGCGAACAATATGAAACGAGATCTCCACGTTCGCAGTGGCTTTATCGCATCTTGCGCCATCCATTGCTGTTATTCCCAGGTGGTTTCTTTTATCTCATCATCAAGCCAAGACTTGCCTTGCTATTGAGCTTCTTTGAATTCATTGGTCATTCCATCAAAAGCACCATCAAGATGGTACGCACTGGGAGCTGGGAATCTCCTAAACAAATTTGCTCAAACTACAAATCGAGCTTCTTCTACACCGGCGGTGAATGTGTCGACATGGTCGCCAACACAGCCGTTGTGGGCCTTTTGTGGTGGTGGATTGGCAGCTCTATTGGCTATGCACATTTTTGGATCCTTTATGCCTTGGTCATGAGCTGCAGTGCCGCCGTGATGATTGCGGTCTTTTTCATTCAACATAATTTCCCAGACTCTTACACAAGCAATGAAGACAATTGGAGTTATTTCCGCGGTGCCCTCTCTGGATCCTCCTTCCTACAAATGCCTGCTGTTTTGAATTGGTTTACCGCCGATATTGCCTATCACCACATCCATCACCTTTCAGAACGAATTCCAAATTATCGATTAAAAGAATGCCATGAAGCAAACATTCACCTAGTTGAGGGTGTTCATAGGCTTTATTTATCTCAAATTGGCGATTGCTTCTCTCTCATCCTTTGGGATAGAGAACGTTCCGAGCTTGTTTCACCTTTCGCCTGA
- a CDS encoding efflux RND transporter permease subunit produces MRSISQPFLRRPVLTVVCSLLVLLAGLVSLSGLGLEDLPQLAPTQVNVTARFPAASPDVVEQSVTTVLEQQLNGLSDLDSIQSTSSEGQSRISLRFKKGSPQLNAIKVQNEVNLALRRLPQAVTRQGLSVSRSSSDFLMILGFSHPQDLYVPTFLPGWLEQSLRESLRSIAGVGDIRVFGSSELAYRLWMDPQKLEQANLTITDVSTALVEQNVLAAIGALGSAPAPPGQLLSLPVETDGRLRSQGELENLVIKRLANGGLIRLKDVGRVSLGQRSYGRAAINLQGERSVAVGIYQRDGANALALSRSIRSNLAKLESGFPPGITMQTIVDTADTIQANLDRTVTTLRDAVLLVLVVLVLFLGRWRLAMVPGIAVPISLVGSLLVIRLSGSDINSLNLFGLILATGIVVDDAIVVSEEIADRIEKGDPPLKAAETAMQELAGAIVATSLVLVAVFVPVLLIPGSIGRLYEPIALTITAAIVFSTLNALTFTPMASARVLTPGNGRLPGPIRRLSDRLRKAMQRTEAHYSRTLRKLLNRPNWVGLVLIISLMLTGVVLSNTPTAFIPNEDQGQIRGYFTLSEGASLERSVASMDAIRAVIEQEPLIRSGNFYAGSSFGQSGEDKGSFYLRLKPLQERGGAEQSDQAIKRRLQKALNRSISDAKVVLITPPTVRGFSGDSALNIELLDRSAGQLSLVQFEQVATAFIARAKETGKFERVSTRFDASAPRWRLVLDRDQMAALNLPYRETLNSIGMSIGGRYLDDTYADGEIRSIWIQMEGSDRNRPEDIESLMLRNRDGELVSAESVARLEKVEGTGSIDHYALNRSIRVSAVPAKGTSSGQAINILEATGEQIGGGNIGLAFTGLAEEERVAEGVTWAFFGLSVVVVYLLLAGLYESFLDPLVILLSVPLALLGALIGIKLRGLPLDVYGQMGLLVLVSLAAKNGILIVEFANQRIRAGLPLREAITDAAEERMRPIVLTAITSLAGFLPLLLASGTGSASRISIGTVVFSGLLISTLLSLFVVPAVYLSLKGWRQRAQIQHAQGN; encoded by the coding sequence TTGCGGTCCATCTCCCAGCCGTTTCTGCGGCGGCCTGTCCTCACCGTTGTCTGCAGTCTGCTCGTCCTGCTGGCAGGACTTGTGTCGCTGTCTGGCTTGGGCCTAGAAGACTTACCCCAGTTGGCCCCAACCCAGGTCAACGTGACAGCACGCTTCCCGGCTGCATCTCCTGATGTCGTGGAACAGAGCGTCACAACCGTGCTGGAGCAACAGCTCAACGGTCTCAGTGATCTCGACAGCATTCAGTCCACCAGCAGTGAAGGGCAATCAAGGATCAGCCTTCGCTTCAAGAAAGGCAGCCCTCAACTCAACGCGATCAAGGTCCAAAACGAAGTCAATTTGGCGCTGCGCCGATTACCGCAAGCCGTAACCCGCCAGGGGCTGAGCGTGAGTCGCTCCTCTAGCGATTTCCTGATGATCCTGGGCTTTAGTCATCCACAAGATCTCTACGTTCCCACCTTCCTCCCAGGCTGGCTTGAACAGTCGCTCAGAGAATCGCTCCGCTCGATTGCCGGCGTGGGAGACATTCGTGTATTCGGAAGCAGCGAGTTGGCCTATCGCCTGTGGATGGATCCTCAAAAACTGGAACAAGCCAATCTCACGATTACGGATGTCAGCACAGCGCTTGTCGAGCAAAACGTTCTGGCGGCCATCGGCGCTCTTGGCAGCGCACCGGCTCCACCAGGACAACTTCTGAGCCTTCCCGTCGAAACCGACGGTCGCTTGCGCAGCCAGGGCGAACTTGAAAACCTGGTCATCAAACGATTGGCCAACGGGGGCCTCATTCGCCTCAAAGATGTCGGCCGCGTCAGCCTTGGACAACGCAGTTACGGGAGGGCTGCGATCAATCTGCAGGGAGAACGCTCCGTTGCCGTAGGGATTTATCAAAGAGATGGAGCGAATGCCCTGGCTCTCAGCCGAAGCATCCGCAGCAATCTCGCAAAACTCGAATCAGGCTTTCCCCCCGGCATCACGATGCAAACCATCGTGGATACGGCCGACACCATCCAGGCCAATCTCGATCGCACCGTCACGACACTGCGCGATGCCGTCCTGCTGGTTTTGGTTGTTTTAGTGCTCTTCCTGGGGAGATGGCGATTAGCCATGGTGCCAGGAATCGCCGTCCCCATTTCGTTGGTAGGCAGCTTGTTGGTGATCCGCCTCAGCGGTTCAGATATCAACAGTTTGAACCTATTCGGACTGATTCTTGCCACAGGCATCGTTGTTGACGATGCCATTGTTGTGAGCGAGGAAATTGCCGATCGCATTGAGAAAGGGGACCCACCCCTAAAGGCTGCTGAAACAGCGATGCAGGAATTGGCCGGGGCAATCGTGGCCACATCCTTGGTTCTTGTGGCGGTGTTCGTTCCTGTTCTGCTGATTCCAGGGTCGATTGGACGCCTCTATGAACCCATTGCCTTGACGATTACGGCCGCCATTGTTTTTTCCACGCTGAACGCCCTCACGTTCACGCCAATGGCATCAGCCAGGGTCCTCACCCCAGGGAATGGACGCTTGCCAGGACCGATCAGACGACTCAGCGATCGGCTCCGAAAGGCCATGCAGCGCACTGAAGCGCACTACTCACGAACCCTGCGCAAGCTGTTGAATCGCCCCAATTGGGTGGGCCTCGTTCTCATCATCAGCTTGATGCTCACGGGAGTCGTCCTCAGCAACACGCCGACAGCCTTTATCCCCAACGAAGACCAGGGCCAGATACGCGGTTATTTCACCTTGTCGGAAGGCGCCAGCCTGGAACGAAGCGTGGCAAGCATGGATGCCATTCGCGCTGTCATTGAGCAGGAGCCCCTGATCCGGTCAGGGAACTTCTACGCAGGAAGTTCGTTTGGGCAAAGCGGGGAAGACAAGGGCTCGTTCTACCTCAGATTGAAGCCATTACAGGAGAGAGGCGGAGCAGAGCAAAGCGATCAAGCCATCAAGCGTCGACTGCAAAAAGCCCTGAACCGCTCGATCAGCGATGCCAAAGTTGTGCTGATTACACCGCCAACCGTGCGTGGGTTTAGCGGTGATTCAGCTTTGAATATTGAGCTGCTAGACCGCAGCGCTGGCCAACTGAGCCTGGTCCAATTCGAACAGGTCGCCACGGCCTTTATTGCACGAGCCAAGGAAACGGGGAAATTTGAACGGGTCAGCACGCGTTTTGACGCCAGTGCCCCGAGATGGCGCCTCGTTTTAGACCGCGATCAAATGGCAGCACTGAATCTCCCATACAGAGAAACCCTGAATTCGATTGGCATGTCCATCGGCGGACGCTATCTCGATGACACCTATGCCGACGGAGAGATTCGCAGCATTTGGATTCAGATGGAGGGCAGCGACCGCAATCGCCCAGAGGACATTGAATCCCTCATGCTCCGAAACCGTGATGGGGAACTTGTCAGCGCTGAAAGCGTGGCCCGACTTGAAAAAGTTGAGGGGACCGGCTCGATTGATCATTACGCCCTCAACCGATCCATCCGGGTCAGCGCCGTGCCGGCGAAAGGAACGAGTAGCGGACAAGCCATCAACATCCTTGAAGCCACAGGCGAACAAATTGGAGGGGGCAACATTGGGCTTGCTTTTACAGGCCTGGCAGAAGAAGAAAGGGTGGCCGAAGGCGTCACTTGGGCCTTCTTTGGTTTGAGCGTGGTGGTGGTTTACCTCTTGCTCGCTGGTTTGTACGAGAGTTTTCTCGACCCCCTCGTGATTTTGCTGTCAGTGCCTCTTGCACTCCTCGGTGCTCTGATCGGAATCAAACTGCGTGGGCTGCCACTTGATGTTTACGGCCAGATGGGCCTTCTCGTGCTCGTGAGCTTGGCCGCAAAGAATGGAATTCTGATTGTGGAATTTGCCAATCAGAGGATCCGCGCAGGCCTACCTCTTCGAGAGGCCATCACCGACGCCGCAGAAGAGCGCATGCGGCCCATTGTTTTGACAGCCATTACCTCCTTGGCAGGATTTCTGCCCTTGCTGCTCGCCAGCGGAACAGGATCAGCGAGTCGGATCAGTATCGGCACGGTGGTCTTCAGCGGCTTGCTGATCTCCACACTGCTCTCTCTGTTCGTTGTTCCAGCCGTTTATTTGAGCCTCAAAGGCTGGAGGCAGAGAGCACAAATTCAGCACGCGCAAGGCAATTGA
- a CDS encoding photosystem I reaction center subunit XI, with amino-acid sequence MTVTPVADPTVGNLATPVNSSYFSKAFLNALPAYRPALSPNRRGLEIGMAHGFFLYGPFTVCGPMRSTDYATTAGLLATIGLVSILTICMSIYGSAGNGPNVQPADATIDNPPADLFTKAGWAEFASGFWLGGCGGAAFAWFLTGTALVAPLVDIAGGVWSVG; translated from the coding sequence ATGACAGTGACCCCCGTCGCCGATCCCACCGTCGGCAACCTGGCCACACCTGTAAATAGCAGCTACTTCAGCAAGGCCTTCCTCAATGCCTTGCCCGCCTATCGACCGGCTTTATCTCCCAACCGCCGTGGTCTTGAAATTGGCATGGCCCATGGATTCTTCCTCTATGGACCCTTCACGGTGTGTGGGCCGATGCGCTCAACGGACTACGCCACCACAGCGGGGCTCTTGGCCACGATTGGATTGGTTTCAATCTTGACCATCTGCATGTCGATCTACGGCAGCGCAGGAAATGGACCCAACGTCCAGCCCGCTGACGCCACGATCGACAATCCTCCTGCTGATCTGTTCACCAAAGCAGGCTGGGCTGAATTTGCTAGCGGATTCTGGCTTGGCGGATGTGGTGGAGCTGCCTTTGCATGGTTCCTCACAGGAACGGCCTTGGTCGCACCACTTGTTGATATCGCTGGTGGAGTCTGGAGCGTGGGCTAA
- a CDS encoding photosystem I reaction center subunit VIII has translation MTGEFVAAWMPSVFVPLVGIMGPAVAMALLFNVIEATD, from the coding sequence ATGACCGGAGAATTCGTCGCTGCCTGGATGCCCTCGGTGTTTGTTCCCCTTGTGGGAATCATGGGACCAGCCGTGGCTATGGCTCTGCTTTTCAATGTGATCGAAGCCACTGACTGA